The proteins below are encoded in one region of Deferribacter autotrophicus:
- a CDS encoding metal ABC transporter permease, with protein sequence MNDLFAIDIIKYSFLTGLILSVLCGFLSFFIVEKKLSFLTVAVSHSAFGALALALLINFNRDAILYIFCFSVALIVFEIKKRTVIEFETILGIFFAFTMALGIIFLKFSNNGAFDLNATLFGSVVSSTKSDLIKTAFIGILIFAVYFLFFKDIIFTLFDEDVAKVSGINTNFINYIILFSITLVIVTGIKIIGIILLTAFMTIPASIALNFTSSYRATILVSTILSLIIFTGSFFLAYFYDLPPGATTVVVGTIIFTLVHIIKSN encoded by the coding sequence ATGAATGATCTTTTTGCCATAGACATAATAAAATACTCCTTTCTCACTGGACTAATACTCAGTGTCTTGTGCGGTTTTTTATCTTTTTTTATTGTTGAGAAAAAACTTTCTTTTTTAACAGTAGCAGTATCTCATTCAGCATTTGGAGCACTTGCCTTAGCATTATTAATAAATTTTAACCGTGATGCTATACTTTATATCTTTTGCTTTTCAGTAGCCTTAATTGTGTTTGAAATTAAAAAGAGAACAGTGATAGAATTTGAAACTATTTTGGGAATATTTTTCGCATTCACCATGGCTTTGGGAATAATTTTTTTAAAGTTTAGCAATAATGGAGCATTTGATTTAAACGCCACCCTGTTTGGAAGTGTAGTATCATCAACAAAATCAGATTTAATAAAAACTGCATTTATTGGCATATTGATTTTTGCAGTGTATTTTTTATTTTTCAAAGATATTATATTCACCCTTTTTGACGAAGATGTGGCAAAAGTTTCTGGAATAAATACAAATTTTATAAACTACATAATCTTATTTAGTATAACACTGGTTATAGTTACAGGTATTAAAATTATAGGGATTATCCTTCTAACTGCTTTCATGACGATACCAGCAAGTATCGCACTAAATTTTACAAGTAGCTATAGAGCAACTATTCTTGTATCAACTATTTTATCCTTAATTATCTTTACTGGCTCATTCTTTCTTGCCTATTTTTATGACCTACCACCAGGTGCCACTACTGTTGTGGTTGGAACAATCATTTTCACTCTAGTACATATCATAAAATCAAACTGA
- a CDS encoding rhodanese-like domain-containing protein — MKKNLLRFILALFVVFSLFFAGCAKQAQKPAAAETPKKSVKELIKEAGFEIVDYDYVKGLVGNGLRKFEKVVIIDARPERKYDSGHIPGAINIPDTKFNQYVGQLGKLNITKDTLLITYCGGFHCIKSYHDAKYLRDKGYKNIKVYLAGMPDWSKKSYAEITHKYAKKLLDKGVLFIDARPDRKWKKGTIPGAINIPDTKFMRNPEPYLAKLPQDKNTPIVVFCGGYKCVKSHNVARLLKEKYGYNKVYAYAGGLPEWKQLGYAVAAPGAKVIKKAVSTQTVGTIKPGPDEGTVAIEFFKAIIDDRPSNIHIVDVRSPEEFAEGHVKGAINIPVDDMYKKGCDYIINKLPKDGYIIFMCASGGRAGEMYFGLLEDCSYKEMNRLYFLDAHVDFSGGKCKITE, encoded by the coding sequence ATGAAAAAAAATCTTTTAAGGTTTATTTTAGCACTATTCGTAGTCTTTAGTTTATTCTTTGCTGGTTGTGCAAAACAAGCACAAAAACCTGCAGCAGCTGAAACTCCAAAGAAAAGTGTAAAAGAACTAATTAAAGAAGCTGGTTTCGAAATTGTTGATTACGATTATGTAAAAGGATTAGTAGGAAACGGCTTAAGAAAGTTTGAGAAAGTGGTAATAATTGATGCCAGACCAGAAAGAAAGTATGACTCAGGGCATATACCTGGTGCTATCAATATCCCTGACACCAAGTTCAACCAATATGTGGGACAATTAGGAAAATTAAATATTACAAAAGATACTCTACTTATTACATATTGTGGCGGTTTTCATTGTATTAAAAGTTATCATGATGCAAAATATCTGAGAGATAAAGGTTACAAAAACATTAAAGTATATCTTGCAGGGATGCCAGATTGGTCTAAAAAATCTTATGCAGAAATCACTCATAAATATGCAAAAAAATTGCTGGATAAAGGGGTTTTATTTATAGATGCTAGACCTGATAGAAAATGGAAAAAAGGGACTATCCCAGGTGCTATCAATATTCCTGATACAAAATTTATGAGAAACCCTGAACCATATCTTGCAAAATTGCCTCAAGATAAAAACACACCTATCGTAGTTTTCTGTGGTGGTTATAAATGTGTAAAATCACATAACGTTGCAAGATTGTTAAAAGAAAAATATGGATACAATAAAGTATATGCTTACGCAGGTGGTTTACCTGAATGGAAACAGCTTGGATATGCTGTTGCAGCTCCTGGAGCAAAAGTAATCAAAAAAGCAGTTTCTACTCAAACAGTAGGCACTATAAAGCCTGGTCCAGATGAAGGAACTGTAGCTATAGAATTTTTTAAAGCTATAATTGATGATAGACCTTCAAACATCCATATAGTAGATGTTAGATCACCTGAAGAATTTGCAGAAGGACATGTAAAAGGCGCCATTAACATCCCAGTAGATGATATGTACAAAAAGGGTTGTGATTATATAATCAACAAATTACCAAAAGATGGCTATATCATTTTTATGTGCGCATCTGGTGGTAGAGCTGGAGAAATGTATTTTGGCCTATTGGAAGACTGTAGTTACAAAGAGATGAACAGATTATATTTCCTTGATGCTCACGTTGACTTCTCAGGCGGTAAATGCAAAATCACAGAATAA
- a CDS encoding glycogen-binding domain-containing protein, producing the protein MRELLISKYIDDELTLKEKEIFIKEVMKDSTFGEEVLEFIGQEYLLRDYIEPEREVNFEQRRKMNFRFVPAIMSVVASILIIFAVLNFQNSSNSVALKPNEMIKEYRFVIYKPDAKKVEIAGTFTNWQRIKMKRIDNTGYFEVSLKLKPGEHKYSFVVDDKYSTPDPTIIAKERDDFGNVNSILELKEDA; encoded by the coding sequence ATGAGAGAGCTTTTAATAAGTAAATATATTGATGATGAACTTACGTTAAAAGAAAAAGAAATCTTTATTAAAGAGGTTATGAAAGATTCAACATTTGGCGAAGAGGTATTGGAATTTATTGGTCAGGAATATTTATTGCGTGATTATATTGAGCCTGAAAGAGAAGTTAATTTTGAACAAAGGAGAAAAATGAATTTTAGATTTGTTCCGGCAATAATGTCTGTTGTTGCATCGATATTAATAATTTTTGCGGTATTGAATTTTCAAAATTCATCTAATTCTGTCGCTTTGAAACCAAATGAAATGATAAAAGAATATAGATTTGTCATTTATAAACCAGATGCAAAAAAGGTTGAAATCGCTGGGACTTTTACGAATTGGCAAAGAATTAAGATGAAAAGGATTGATAATACCGGCTATTTTGAAGTTTCATTGAAATTGAAACCGGGTGAGCATAAATATAGTTTTGTAGTGGATGATAAGTACAGTACTCCAGATCCCACAATCATAGCGAAAGAAAGGGATGATTTTGGGAATGTTAATTCGATTTTAGAATTAAAGGAGGATGCATAA
- a CDS encoding RNA polymerase sigma factor, whose protein sequence is MRELKEFYKNTKVPFFNYLLKLTGDYDLASDLMQDAYIKIYENYKVYNKSLLYKIAYNLYIDFYRKSKKNSELNVEVTLSITDVEESLIAKEDYKNLLKAMQKLPLEERQILSLKVSDNLSYKEISEITGLSVANIKVKIHRARQKLRQILKGGLK, encoded by the coding sequence ATGAGAGAATTAAAAGAGTTTTATAAAAACACGAAAGTTCCTTTCTTCAATTATTTATTAAAGCTAACCGGCGATTATGATTTGGCATCTGATCTTATGCAGGATGCTTATATAAAAATTTATGAAAACTATAAAGTTTATAATAAAAGCTTATTGTATAAAATAGCCTACAATTTGTATATTGATTTTTACAGAAAATCCAAGAAAAACAGCGAACTGAATGTAGAAGTGACTCTATCTATAACTGATGTAGAAGAATCTTTAATTGCAAAAGAAGATTATAAAAATCTGCTTAAAGCAATGCAGAAATTACCACTTGAAGAAAGACAGATACTGTCTTTAAAGGTTTCGGATAATTTGAGTTACAAGGAGATAAGTGAAATTACAGGCTTAAGTGTGGCAAATATCAAAGTTAAAATACATAGAGCGAGGCAGAAACTTAGGCAAATCCTAAAAGGAGGTTTAAAATGA
- a CDS encoding carbonic anhydrase, protein MPKSIDNLLKGTLKFREEDFNNLQHIYEKLKDKQSPHTLFIGCSDSRVIPNLITKTLPGELFVVRNIANIVPPYRVAKDYAGTTAAIEYAVNVLNVENIVVCGHSNCGGCKTLLQGFQQLNDLPNIREWLKISACIIDEIKKIEVHHEEYLQLFVEQMNIVCQLKNLLTYPYIRERYKEKKLNLLGWHYIISTGEIYAYNFEKQKFEPLNF, encoded by the coding sequence ATGCCGAAAAGCATTGATAATCTTTTAAAAGGTACCCTTAAGTTTAGAGAAGAAGATTTTAATAATCTTCAGCACATTTATGAAAAATTAAAGGACAAACAATCTCCTCATACTTTGTTTATTGGTTGTTCTGACTCCAGAGTTATTCCAAACTTAATTACAAAAACATTGCCTGGTGAACTCTTTGTTGTCAGAAATATAGCTAATATTGTGCCTCCTTATAGAGTAGCAAAGGATTATGCTGGTACAACAGCTGCCATTGAATATGCTGTAAATGTGCTGAATGTTGAGAATATTGTGGTTTGTGGTCACTCAAATTGTGGTGGGTGTAAAACACTTTTACAAGGGTTTCAACAACTCAATGATTTGCCAAATATAAGAGAGTGGCTTAAAATTTCTGCTTGTATTATTGATGAGATTAAAAAAATTGAAGTGCATCATGAAGAATATTTACAGCTTTTTGTTGAGCAGATGAATATTGTATGTCAATTAAAAAATCTTTTGACTTATCCGTATATTAGAGAGAGATACAAAGAGAAAAAGCTCAATTTACTTGGTTGGCATTATATTATATCTACCGGTGAAATCTACGCTTACAATTTTGAAAAACAAAAATTTGAACCTTTGAATTTTTGA
- the mce gene encoding methylmalonyl-CoA epimerase has protein sequence MLKKIDHIGIAVKNLDNSLKIYETIGVKPYHFEEVESQKVKTAFIKVGESNIELLEPTSEESPIAKFIEKKGEGIHHIAYLVDDVQLAIDTLKNAGFKLIDETPKPGAHGKLIAFVHPKSTNGVLTELCQHAEKH, from the coding sequence ATGCTAAAAAAGATTGATCATATCGGAATTGCAGTAAAAAATCTTGATAATTCTTTGAAAATTTATGAGACAATTGGTGTAAAACCTTATCATTTTGAAGAAGTTGAATCCCAGAAAGTGAAAACGGCATTCATTAAGGTGGGAGAATCTAATATCGAGTTGTTGGAACCCACTTCTGAGGAGAGCCCCATTGCCAAATTTATTGAAAAGAAAGGGGAAGGGATTCATCACATAGCATACCTTGTGGACGATGTGCAATTAGCAATAGATACCCTTAAAAATGCTGGTTTCAAATTAATAGATGAGACTCCAAAACCGGGTGCACATGGAAAATTAATCGCTTTTGTCCATCCAAAGAGCACCAATGGTGTACTTACGGAATTGTGTCAGCATGCCGAAAAGCATTGA
- the gatB gene encoding Asp-tRNA(Asn)/Glu-tRNA(Gln) amidotransferase subunit GatB: protein MKYEAVIGLEVHVQLSTKSKIFCSCSTEFGADANTHVCPVCLGMPGVLPVLNRQAVEYTIKAGLALNCEIQRKSVFARKNYFYPDLPKGYQISQYELPICLNGYIEIEVNGEKKKIGITRIHMEEDAGKSIHGENLGSPAHSYVDLNRTGVPLIEIVSEPDIRTPEEARAYLQKLKTILEYIEVSDCNMEEGSLRCDANISLRPVGETKFGTKTEIKNMNSFRNVQRALEYEIKRQAKILDEGGVIVQETRLWDPNRGITLSMRSKEEAHDYRYFPDPDLVPLIVEKEWVDEVRETLPELPDAKKERFIKEYGLPSYDAEVLTSNKRYADYFEKAVKHHSNPKAISNWIMSEVLRDVNEKGCDIFDLNVKPEHIAEIVKLIDEGKISGKIGKEVYQLTLESGKSPSKIVEEKGLIQISDESAIEEIVKKVLEANPKEVERYKNGEKKLQGFFVGQVMKETKGKANPKLVNELLQKLLS, encoded by the coding sequence ATGAAATATGAAGCTGTAATTGGTCTTGAAGTACATGTTCAGTTATCAACAAAGAGTAAAATATTTTGTTCATGTTCTACTGAATTTGGAGCTGATGCAAATACGCATGTATGCCCTGTATGTTTAGGTATGCCTGGGGTATTACCTGTTTTAAACAGGCAGGCAGTTGAATACACGATTAAGGCAGGGTTAGCATTGAATTGTGAGATACAGAGAAAAAGTGTTTTTGCTAGAAAAAATTATTTTTATCCTGATTTGCCAAAAGGGTATCAGATTTCTCAGTATGAACTGCCTATCTGTTTAAATGGTTATATAGAGATTGAAGTAAATGGTGAGAAAAAGAAGATAGGGATTACAAGAATTCATATGGAGGAAGATGCCGGAAAATCAATACATGGAGAGAATCTTGGGTCACCTGCGCACAGTTATGTGGACTTGAACAGGACGGGTGTTCCACTCATAGAAATAGTTAGTGAACCTGATATCAGGACACCTGAAGAGGCAAGAGCTTATTTGCAGAAATTGAAAACAATACTTGAGTATATTGAGGTATCTGATTGTAATATGGAGGAAGGTTCTTTAAGGTGTGATGCAAATATCTCCTTGAGGCCCGTAGGTGAAACAAAGTTTGGAACTAAGACTGAAATTAAGAATATGAACTCATTTAGAAATGTGCAGAGGGCACTTGAGTATGAAATAAAAAGGCAGGCTAAAATACTAGATGAAGGTGGCGTGATAGTTCAGGAAACAAGGTTGTGGGATCCAAACAGAGGGATTACTCTTTCTATGAGAAGCAAAGAAGAAGCCCACGATTACAGATATTTCCCTGATCCAGATCTTGTGCCTCTTATAGTTGAGAAAGAGTGGGTGGATGAAGTCAGGGAGACATTACCAGAATTACCTGATGCCAAAAAAGAGAGATTTATAAAAGAGTATGGACTTCCAAGTTATGATGCTGAGGTATTAACGTCAAATAAAAGATATGCGGATTATTTTGAAAAGGCAGTAAAACATCATAGCAATCCAAAAGCTATAAGTAACTGGATTATGAGTGAAGTTTTGAGAGACGTGAATGAAAAAGGGTGTGATATCTTTGATTTGAATGTGAAGCCTGAGCATATAGCAGAAATAGTAAAATTGATAGATGAAGGAAAAATTTCAGGTAAAATTGGTAAAGAGGTGTATCAGTTAACCCTTGAAAGTGGTAAATCTCCATCAAAGATTGTGGAGGAAAAAGGGTTAATTCAGATATCTGATGAATCAGCCATAGAAGAGATTGTGAAAAAAGTTCTTGAGGCTAATCCTAAGGAAGTGGAAAGGTATAAAAATGGAGAGAAAAAGCTTCAGGGATTTTTTGTTGGTCAGGTTATGAAGGAGACTAAAGGAAAAGCTAATCCGAAGCTTGTGAATGAGCTTTTACAAAAATTGTTGAGCTGA
- a CDS encoding gamma-glutamylcyclotransferase family protein, translated as MLIDKLFVYGLLKMGYPNYSLVEPYIITEIDAYTIGSLYKLSKTNQPAYIKDGNYKIYGKLYYLLNTKKLFPVLDYIEQGFERELTSVYAKGEEHIAWIYVYRLDLKDAILIENGVWE; from the coding sequence ATGCTTATAGATAAGTTGTTTGTGTATGGCCTTTTGAAAATGGGGTATCCTAATTATTCATTAGTTGAGCCATATATAATTACTGAAATTGATGCATATACTATTGGGAGTCTTTATAAATTATCAAAAACCAATCAACCAGCATACATCAAAGATGGAAATTACAAGATTTATGGTAAACTTTACTATTTATTGAATACTAAAAAATTGTTCCCGGTTCTTGATTATATTGAACAAGGGTTTGAAAGGGAGCTTACATCTGTTTATGCAAAGGGAGAGGAACATATTGCTTGGATTTATGTATACAGGTTAGATTTAAAGGATGCTATACTTATAGAAAATGGTGTTTGGGAATAA
- a CDS encoding ABC transporter ATP-binding protein translates to MELLKVENLKKYYEIKKGKFGQKAILKAVDDVSFIVHRGETLSIVGESGCGKSTTGKLILKIEEPTSGKILFKGEDVTKKDRQELKEYRKSVQIIFQDPYSSLNPRWRVGDIIAEPLKLNTNLSNKEIEEKVYFLMEKVGLLKEHYYRYPHQFSGGQRQRIGIARALTLNPELIVCDEPVSALDVSIQSQVLNLLLDLQEEFKLTYLFISHDLSVVRHISDRIIVMYLGKIMEKGTVDDIFNSPMHPYTQALLESVPEIGKEKEKKMVLTGEIPSPINPPSGCRFRTRCPYAKSECAEISGDLISISDTHETACPFRI, encoded by the coding sequence ATGGAGCTTTTAAAAGTTGAAAATTTAAAGAAATACTATGAGATAAAAAAAGGTAAATTTGGACAAAAAGCTATTTTAAAAGCCGTTGATGATGTATCTTTTATCGTTCATCGCGGAGAAACTTTGAGTATTGTGGGTGAATCGGGATGTGGAAAATCCACAACGGGAAAACTGATTTTAAAAATAGAAGAGCCCACATCAGGTAAAATTTTATTCAAAGGGGAAGATGTCACTAAAAAAGATAGACAAGAGTTAAAAGAGTATAGAAAAAGTGTTCAGATAATTTTTCAGGATCCTTATTCATCTTTAAATCCAAGATGGCGAGTTGGAGATATTATTGCAGAGCCTTTAAAATTGAATACAAATTTGAGTAACAAGGAAATCGAAGAGAAAGTTTACTTTCTTATGGAAAAGGTTGGACTTTTGAAGGAGCATTACTATAGATATCCACATCAGTTTTCAGGTGGTCAAAGACAGAGGATTGGGATTGCAAGGGCTTTGACTTTGAATCCAGAACTGATAGTTTGCGATGAGCCTGTTAGTGCCCTTGATGTAAGTATTCAATCACAGGTTTTGAATCTTTTACTGGATTTGCAGGAAGAGTTTAAACTTACGTATCTTTTTATATCCCATGATTTAAGTGTGGTTAGGCATATTTCAGACAGAATTATAGTTATGTATCTTGGTAAGATTATGGAAAAAGGAACGGTTGATGATATTTTTAATTCACCGATGCACCCTTATACTCAGGCACTTTTAGAGTCTGTTCCTGAAATAGGTAAAGAGAAAGAGAAAAAAATGGTTTTAACAGGAGAAATTCCAAGTCCCATAAATCCACCATCCGGATGTAGATTTAGAACACGTTGCCCTTATGCTAAGAGTGAGTGTGCTGAAATCTCTGGAGATCTTATCTCCATTTCAGATACTCATGAAACCGCTTGCCCTTTTAGAATATAA
- a CDS encoding ABC transporter ATP-binding protein codes for MLLSVKELTTVFDTDKGRVVAVNGVSFDIEKGKTLCLVGESGSGKSITSLSIMRLIEKPGKIIKGEILLNGQNLMNLTEKEMRKVRGKKISMIFQEPMTSLNPSYTIGFQIKEVLKLHQPELSKKEIHDKAVESLKLVGIPSAEERLKDYPFKLSGGLRQRVMIAMAMACEPELLIADEPTTALDVTIQAQVLALMKELQEKKGTSILFITHDLGVVYEMAHDVAVMYTGNIVEKGSKKTIFDEPKHPYTQGLIASIPSSHRGGRKSRLYSIEGNVPSLYNLPKGCTFWPRCPFAKEICKTEKPKLKEITDGHFVACFKAEGVF; via the coding sequence ATGTTGTTGTCAGTGAAAGAGTTAACCACTGTGTTTGATACTGATAAAGGTAGGGTTGTTGCAGTAAACGGTGTAAGTTTTGATATTGAAAAAGGGAAAACTTTGTGTCTTGTGGGGGAATCAGGTAGCGGAAAAAGCATTACTTCTTTATCTATAATGAGATTGATTGAAAAACCAGGGAAAATTATAAAGGGAGAAATTTTACTTAACGGTCAAAATTTGATGAATTTGACCGAGAAAGAGATGAGAAAAGTTCGTGGAAAGAAAATCTCCATGATTTTTCAGGAGCCAATGACATCTTTGAATCCTTCATATACAATCGGTTTTCAGATAAAAGAAGTTCTCAAGTTGCATCAGCCTGAGCTTTCTAAGAAAGAGATACATGATAAAGCTGTAGAATCATTAAAACTTGTAGGGATACCATCAGCTGAAGAAAGGCTTAAGGATTATCCTTTTAAACTGAGTGGTGGTCTAAGACAGAGGGTGATGATTGCTATGGCAATGGCATGTGAACCGGAATTATTAATTGCCGATGAGCCTACCACAGCTCTTGATGTTACCATTCAGGCTCAAGTGCTTGCACTTATGAAAGAGCTACAGGAGAAAAAAGGGACTTCTATTCTTTTCATCACTCACGATTTGGGTGTTGTCTATGAAATGGCCCACGATGTGGCAGTAATGTATACAGGGAATATTGTGGAAAAAGGTAGTAAAAAAACAATTTTTGATGAACCTAAGCATCCTTATACTCAGGGGTTGATTGCTTCTATCCCTTCAAGCCATAGAGGAGGAAGAAAAAGCCGCCTTTATTCTATTGAGGGTAATGTGCCAAGTTTATACAATTTGCCCAAAGGATGTACTTTTTGGCCTAGATGCCCTTTTGCAAAAGAGATTTGTAAAACTGAGAAGCCTAAATTAAAAGAGATAACAGATGGACATTTTGTAGCCTGTTTTAAAGCAGAAGGTGTGTTTTGA
- a CDS encoding ABC transporter permease: MKESLLKEYIQRFRKNKSAVFGLILVSILILMAIFAPLIAPYDPTVQDLKSRLLPPVWSEAGKWPHILGTDDFGRDVFSRIVYGARISLMIGTISVGISLFFGLIMGSIAGFYGKKVDAFIMRIVDIMFAVPAILLAIVIVSMLGPSLYNAMIAIGVVGIPSYARIVRASVLQEKEKEYVIASRVNGSSNMRLIFKVILPNCMAPIIVQSTMGFASAVLEAAGLSFLGLGAQPPTPEWGAMLSDSLQYIMRAPWMITYPGLAIFMTVLGFNLVGDGLMDVLDPKQKDR; encoded by the coding sequence ATGAAAGAGTCGTTATTGAAAGAGTATATTCAAAGATTCAGAAAAAATAAATCAGCAGTTTTTGGCCTTATTCTTGTGTCAATACTTATTTTAATGGCTATATTTGCACCATTGATTGCTCCATATGATCCTACTGTTCAGGATTTAAAATCACGATTGCTACCACCTGTTTGGTCTGAAGCTGGCAAATGGCCACATATTTTGGGTACAGATGATTTCGGAAGGGATGTTTTTTCTAGGATTGTTTATGGTGCCAGGATTTCCCTTATGATAGGGACAATTTCAGTGGGGATTTCGCTTTTTTTTGGTTTGATTATGGGTTCAATTGCAGGTTTTTATGGTAAAAAAGTGGATGCTTTTATTATGCGTATTGTGGATATAATGTTTGCAGTACCGGCCATTTTACTTGCCATTGTAATTGTGTCAATGTTAGGGCCAAGCCTATACAATGCAATGATTGCTATTGGAGTGGTTGGGATACCATCTTATGCAAGGATTGTGAGGGCGTCTGTATTACAAGAAAAAGAAAAAGAGTATGTCATTGCATCTAGGGTGAATGGTTCATCTAATATGAGATTAATATTTAAAGTTATTCTTCCAAACTGTATGGCCCCTATTATTGTTCAGTCTACAATGGGTTTTGCGTCTGCAGTATTGGAAGCTGCAGGGCTTAGCTTTTTGGGGCTTGGTGCTCAACCACCCACCCCAGAATGGGGTGCCATGTTGTCCGACTCTTTGCAGTACATAATGAGAGCTCCATGGATGATTACATATCCAGGACTTGCAATATTTATGACTGTTTTAGGTTTCAATCTTGTAGGTGATGGACTGATGGATGTATTAGATCCAAAACAGAAGGATAGATAA
- a CDS encoding ABC transporter permease, with protein sequence MLYYIVKRLFWAIPTIIGVSILVFAMIHLAPGDPALVMLGEHASKESVEKLRKEMGLDKPLYVQYIIFAKKALKGDFGKSIKSRQDVIKEFWDRFPATVELTVVSMFFAVIIGIAAGIIASVKRYSVFDYTSMVGSLAGVSMPVFWLGLLLIYFFAVRLEWLPVSGRLSYEFYIDKITGFYLIDSLIAKDYEAFWDALKHLILPGFALGTIPMAIIARMTRSSMLDVLKEEYIKTAKAKGCSPLRVIMIHAFRNASIPVVTIIGLMFGTLLAGAILTETTFSWPGIGKWLVNAVYQRDFPVVQCATLIIAVIFIVINLLVDIVYALINPKVRLD encoded by the coding sequence ATGCTTTACTATATTGTGAAAAGACTGTTTTGGGCTATTCCGACAATAATTGGTGTTTCCATATTAGTTTTCGCAATGATTCATTTAGCCCCAGGTGATCCTGCTCTTGTTATGTTGGGTGAACATGCCAGTAAAGAATCAGTAGAAAAGCTGAGAAAAGAAATGGGGTTGGATAAACCTCTTTATGTTCAGTACATTATCTTTGCAAAAAAAGCTCTAAAAGGGGACTTTGGTAAATCTATAAAAAGCAGACAGGATGTTATCAAAGAGTTTTGGGACAGATTTCCTGCTACTGTTGAGTTGACTGTTGTTAGTATGTTTTTTGCTGTAATTATTGGTATTGCAGCAGGTATAATTGCTTCTGTTAAAAGGTATTCTGTCTTTGATTATACCAGTATGGTGGGGTCACTAGCTGGTGTATCTATGCCTGTTTTCTGGCTTGGACTTCTTCTTATCTACTTCTTTGCTGTTAGACTTGAGTGGCTACCAGTATCAGGAAGGCTTTCCTATGAGTTTTATATTGATAAGATAACAGGTTTTTATCTAATAGATTCATTGATAGCTAAAGATTATGAAGCTTTCTGGGATGCGTTAAAACACCTTATTCTTCCCGGTTTTGCATTAGGTACCATACCTATGGCTATTATTGCAAGAATGACTCGCTCCAGTATGCTTGATGTTTTGAAGGAAGAATACATTAAAACTGCAAAAGCAAAAGGGTGTTCACCATTACGTGTGATAATGATACATGCTTTCAGAAATGCTTCCATTCCTGTTGTAACCATTATCGGCCTTATGTTTGGTACTCTTCTTGCAGGTGCCATCTTGACTGAGACAACATTTAGTTGGCCAGGTATTGGGAAATGGCTTGTTAATGCAGTTTATCAAAGGGATTTTCCGGTGGTTCAGTGTGCCACATTGATTATAGCCGTTATTTTCATTGTAATAAACCTTTTGGTAGATATTGTGTATGCATTAATTAATCCTAAAGTAAGGCTTGATTGA